Part of the Pseudomonas sp. Leaf58 genome is shown below.
TCACTTTGCGCAGCCACCGCCTGCAGCGCCTCGGTCAATGGCATGCCAGCCTGCAACAGCGTTGCCAGTTGCCGAGTCAGCAGGCAGCGACGTACCAAGGACAGGCGATTGCGTGCAGCCAACGCGACAAAGGGTGACGGCGTTACCACCTCGAGGGTCAGCACCGCCAAACCCTGCTCACGCAGTTGCTGCCGAGCCTGGCGTGCACTAGCCGCCTCCAGTGTGCCGCGCTGGCGAAGGCCGCCCAGGCGTTGGGCCTGGTACCTGAAAACCGCCATGATTAGCCCTGGCCCGTCACGCGTAGCAGTTCCTCGACACTGGTCTGCCCAAGGCAAACTCGCAGAACGCCATGCTGAAACAGGTTTGTCGCGCTCTGGCGCGCCAATTCAAGCATCTGCGCCTGTGATGCGCGGCTATGGATGGCCTGCGCCAACGGCGGGGTGATCACGACCATTTCATGCAAGGCCATACGCCCGCTGTAGCCCAGCTGGCACAGCTCGCAGCCAACGGCCTTGTATAACTGCGCCGGCAGGTCGCCAGGGTTGCCCAGGGCACTGGCCGTGGCATCATCCACCTCATACGCGGCCTTGCAATGCGGGCACAGCACACGCACCAGCCGCTGGGCCATGACGCCGGCCAGGGACGAGGCCAGCAGGCAGGTATCCACCCCCATGTCGGCCAAGCGGGTGATGGCACCTAGCGCACTGTTGGTGTGCAGGGTGGATAGCACCAAGTGGCCGGTCAGCGATGCCTGCACGGCGATTTCAGCAGTTTCTCGATCACGGATCTCACCCACCATCACCACGTCCGGGTCCTGGCGCAGGATCGCCCGCAGCCCGCGAGCAAAGGTCATCTCGACCTTGGTGTTGACTTGGGTTTGGCCGATGCCGGGCAAGTGGTATTCGATCGGGTCTTCAACGGTGAGGATGTTGCGCGACTCCCGGTTTAGCACCGAAAGGGCCGTGTACAGGGTCGTGGTCTTGCCTGAACCGGTCGGGCCGGTCACCAGGAAAATGCCATGGGGTTTGTCCAGCATGGCCAGAAAGGCCTGCTGCACCGATGGCTGCATGTGCATGTGCTGCACATCCAGGCGTACCGCCTGCTTGTCCAGCAAGCGCAGTACCACACGCTCGCCGTGCGCCGCAGGCAATGTGGAAACACGCACATCCACCTCATGGCCGGCCAGCCGCAGGCTGATCCGGCCATCCTGCGGCACACGTTTCTCGGCAATGTCCAAGCGCGCCATGACCTTTATTCGCGATACTAGCAACGCCGCGAGCGCTCTGGGCGGCGTCAGCACCTCACGCATGACCCCATCGATACGCATGCGAACACGCAACTGTTGCTCGAAAGTTTCCAGGTGGATATCGGAAGCACGCGACCTCACCGCCTCGCTGAGCAAGGCATTGAGCAAACGGATGATCGGCGCATCATCCTGTTGCTCGAGCAGGTCACTGGTTTGCGGCAACCCCTCGGCCAGGCGGGACAGCTCGATGTGCTCGTCCAGCCCTTGAATAACCGACTGCGCTGCATCCTGGGCGCCGCCATAGCAAGCGGCAAGATGCTCGGCAAACTGCTCGCTATCTACCAGGCGCAGCGGCCAGCCATGCCCAACGATACGTAGCGCCTCGGAGAGTGAATCCAGAGAGGCGTTGGCGCGCATCAGCAATACAGGTGCAGTGGCCTGCTGGTCGAGCAGAATGCCGTAACGCCGGGCAAAACCGAACGGTAGCGAAGGGTTCATTGGCCTGGGTCCTCGCCCTCAGGCATCCGCCGCGTTTCGAACATGCTGCGGGGGTCTTGAGGCATGCGCGCCGGGTCGGCTGCCTGCACGTCACCGTAGGCACGCCGCCCGGACTCGATCAGTTCTGCCTGAGAGCGCAAAATGGTCGGCCGCAGGAACACCATCAGGTTGGTTTTTTCCTGGGTGTCCCTGGTCCAGCGGAACAGGCCACCGATCAGCGGAATACGGCTGAGCAACGGCACGCCGCGCTGCTCCGTTCGCACACTGTCCTTGATCAGGCCGCCAATCACGATGATTTCGCCGTCCGCTGCCAGGATGGTGCTCTTGAGGGTCCGCAAGCTGGTAATCAGGTCGCCCTCGACCGTGCTGGGCGCCAATTCGGAGCTTTCCTGCTCGACCTCCAGGCGCAAGCTACGGCCCGCGTTGATGTGCGGGCGAACCTTTAGGCTGATACCGATATCCTTGCGTTCTACGGTGGTGAACGGGTTATCCGCGCCACTGCCTGAAGTGGTGTAAGAGCCGGTCTTGAACGGCACGTTCTGCCCTACCAGGATCTGCGCTTCCTGGTTGTCGAGGGTGAGCAGGCTGGGGGTGGACAGCAGATTGCTACGGCTGTTACTGGCCAAAGCGGACACCAACACCCCAAAGCGGTCAGACCCCAATGCCAACGCTGCACCGCTGGGCAGCGTCTTTTCCGCGCCAACCAGGTCGGCCCAGGCAGCACCGCTGTCAGGGAAGGTTACCCCGCCCTTGAGGCTGCCGGTGTCTACCCCCCATTGCAGCCCCAAGGCCTCGTTGATATCGCCACTGACCTCGACGATGGCTGCATGAATCAACACCTGTGCGCGGGGCTGGTCGAGTTGCTCAATGATCTGCACCACATTCACCAGTGTCTGGGGTTCGCCCAACAGCACCAGCGCGTTCTGGCTAACGTCAGCCTTGACCATCGCCCCCGCCGCAAGCGGCTGGCCCAACGTTTCGGTACCAGCCTTGCCATCTAGCCGCTTGCCCACTTCATTGAGCACCTCGGCCAGTTGCTCGGCATTACCGTGCTGAAGCCGCACCACTCGCCAGTGTTGTGAGCTTGCAGGCGCAGGTACGTCCAGCTCGCGGGCCAGCCGTGCGAGGCGTTGTCGGGATTGTTCCGGGCCGAGCACCAGCAAGCGATTGCTGCGTGGGTCGGGTAACACACGTACCCCACTGTCCGGGCCACCCGCTGAAGCCTCGACAACCGGCAACACATCCATCGCCTGTGCGAAGCGGAGCACCACCAGTTCATAATCGTGCCGCTGACCGCTGTCCAGTTGCGCCACCAGCGCTTGCAAGCGTTCAAGGTTGGCAGCCGAGTCAGTGACGACCAAGGCATTGGCTGAACTGGACGGGCCAATGTACCCATTGCTG
Proteins encoded:
- the gspE gene encoding type II secretion system ATPase GspE translates to MNPSLPFGFARRYGILLDQQATAPVLLMRANASLDSLSEALRIVGHGWPLRLVDSEQFAEHLAACYGGAQDAAQSVIQGLDEHIELSRLAEGLPQTSDLLEQQDDAPIIRLLNALLSEAVRSRASDIHLETFEQQLRVRMRIDGVMREVLTPPRALAALLVSRIKVMARLDIAEKRVPQDGRISLRLAGHEVDVRVSTLPAAHGERVVLRLLDKQAVRLDVQHMHMQPSVQQAFLAMLDKPHGIFLVTGPTGSGKTTTLYTALSVLNRESRNILTVEDPIEYHLPGIGQTQVNTKVEMTFARGLRAILRQDPDVVMVGEIRDRETAEIAVQASLTGHLVLSTLHTNSALGAITRLADMGVDTCLLASSLAGVMAQRLVRVLCPHCKAAYEVDDATASALGNPGDLPAQLYKAVGCELCQLGYSGRMALHEMVVITPPLAQAIHSRASQAQMLELARQSATNLFQHGVLRVCLGQTSVEELLRVTGQG
- the gspD gene encoding type II secretion system secretin GspD — encoded protein: MTIQRYLWAASFGACLTLTGPLAQADAPTWQLAMSDADVRDVVREVGAILDQTIVLDPRVQGRITVLSNEAHDREGVRRLFYSVLNAQGFAAVNDGDRLLVLPASEAKAWANQQVDAIPAAFTTRVFSLAGSTAADLAGLLRPLVSSNGYIGPSSSANALVVTDSAANLERLQALVAQLDSGQRHDYELVVLRFAQAMDVLPVVEASAGGPDSGVRVLPDPRSNRLLVLGPEQSRQRLARLARELDVPAPASSQHWRVVRLQHGNAEQLAEVLNEVGKRLDGKAGTETLGQPLAAGAMVKADVSQNALVLLGEPQTLVNVVQIIEQLDQPRAQVLIHAAIVEVSGDINEALGLQWGVDTGSLKGGVTFPDSGAAWADLVGAEKTLPSGAALALGSDRFGVLVSALASNSRSNLLSTPSLLTLDNQEAQILVGQNVPFKTGSYTTSGSGADNPFTTVERKDIGISLKVRPHINAGRSLRLEVEQESSELAPSTVEGDLITSLRTLKSTILAADGEIIVIGGLIKDSVRTEQRGVPLLSRIPLIGGLFRWTRDTQEKTNLMVFLRPTILRSQAELIESGRRAYGDVQAADPARMPQDPRSMFETRRMPEGEDPGQ